The Candidatus Methylomirabilota bacterium genome includes the window CTTGAACGACGGCTGCGCGAGGAGAAACTGCTCAAGCGCGGCGTGGACGTCGTGGTGGACCCAACGAGCGGTTTTCGCATCCTCACGGAAGAAGAGATCGAGGACCTGGACGAGGCGCCAAGCGCTGAGGTCGAAGAGACCGAAGAGCAGGTGGTCGATCAGGCCTCGGCAGCCAGGACCATCGCCGAACTGGAGGCGGAGATCGGCACACTTCGGCGACTGGAAGAGCTGGCCCAGCAGGTGCGCCACAGCCGCACCGACAAGAAGTGGGAGGAGTTGTCGAGGCTGCTTCAGAACAATGCGGAGATGTTCGATGCCCAGGGACACCGGCGCAAGCTGGTGATCTTCAGCGAACACCGCGACACCCTGAATTACCTGGCCGATCGGCTTCGCACGCTCCTGGGACGGAGCGAGGCGCTCGTGACCATCCACGGCGGGATAGGCCGGGAGGAGCGCAAGAAGGCGCAGGAGGCCTTCACCCAGGACAAGGCGGTTCAGATCCTTGTCGCCACGGATGCCGCCGGAGAGGGGATCAACCTGCAGCGGGCTCACCTGATGGTGAACTACGACCTACCCTGGAACCCGAATCGGCTGGAGCAACGCTTCGGCCGCATCCACCGGATCGGCCAGCCCGAGGTCTGCCACCTCTGGAACCTGGTGGCGCACGAGACCCGCGAAGGTGAGGTTTTCGAACTGCTCTTGGAGAAGATCGGTGAGCAACGCAAGGCCCTGGGCGGCCGTGTATTCGATGTCCTCGGGAAGGTGTTCCAGGAGAAGTCGCTGCGCGACCTGCTCATCGAGGCCATCCGATACGGTGAGCAGCCGGAGGTACGCGAGAAGCTCCGGCAGGTTGTCAGCTCAGCACTGGATCGCGAGCACCTCGTCAAGCTGCTGGAGGAGCGGGCGCTCACCAACGAGGCACTTGATACCGGCGCTATCCGGCGGATCAAGGAGGAGATGGAGCGGGCCGAGGCCCGCCGCCTGCAGCCTCATTTCATCGCATCGTTCTTTCTCGAAGCCTTCCGTTCCCTCGGGGGCACCGTCCGGGAGCGGGAACCTCGGCGGTACGAGATCACTCACGTACCGGCGACGATCCGGAATCGTGATCGTCAGATCGGGACAGGTCAGCCGGTGTTGCAACGCTATGAGCGGGTGACGTTTCACAAGGAGCTGATCAGCGTGGCGGGGAAGCCCATCGCCGCGTTTATCTGTCCCGGACACCCGCTTCTGGATGCGACCATCGACCTGGTCCTGGAACGCTACCGCGACCTGCTGAAGCGAGGGGCTGTCCTCGTGGACCCGCGTGACGAAGGCGGCGAGGAGATCCGTGTGCTCTTCTATCTTGAGCATTCAATTCAGGACGCGCGCACGGACCGTCAAGGGAACCGGCGACTCGTCTCGCGGCAGATGCAGTTCGTCGAGATGGACCAGACGGGTAGTGTCCGCACAGCAGGGTATGCCCCCTACCTGGACTACCGGCCTATCACCCAGGAAGAACGCAAGCTGGTTGAACAGGAGCTTACCGCCGAGTGGCTCAAAGGAGACTTGGAGAGCAAGGCGCTCTCCTACGCCATCGAGTACCTCGTACCCAGCCACTTCAACGAGGTCAAGAAGTTCAAAGAGGAGATGATCACGCGGACCATGGCGGCGGTCAAGGATCGCCTGACCAAGGAGATCAACTACTGGGACCGCCGAGCCGAGGAGCTCAAGGAACAGGAACTGGCCGGTAGGGTCAACGCCCGGATCAATTCGGCGAAGGCGCGCGAGCGCGCCAACGATCTTGAGGCCCGGCTCCGCCAACGGATGGAAGAGCTGGAGCAGGAACGCCGACTCTCACCCCTACCCCCGGTGGCCACCGGCGGCGCCCTGATCGTTCCCAACAGCCTAATCCGGCGACTTAAGGGTGAGCAGACCGAGGCGCCAGAGCTGTTCGCCCGGGAGACCCAGCGGGTCGAGCGGCTGGCGATGGAAGCTGTCTTGGCCTTGGAGCGGCAACTGGGCAGGAAACCCCGCGACGTCAGCTCCGAGAACCTGGGTTACGACGTGGAATCGAAAATTTCCCAGGACGGCAGGCTTCTGTTCATCGAGGTCAAGGGACGGGCTGCCGGCGCCACCACGGTCACCATTACCAAGAACGAGATTCTTACGGCGTTCAATAAGCCGGACGACTTCATCCTGGCCATCGTAGAGGTGGATGGCGATGAAGCCAAAACGCCGGTCTATATCCGTCGGCCGTTCCAGAAAGAGCCCGATTTTGGGGTCACCAGCGTGAATTATAGCCTCAGTGAGCTTCTCTCGAAGGCGGAGGTGCAGACGTGACCCCCGATGAGTTTCGGACGCTCCTCGAACGATCGGAGGGAAACCGTATCGAGTTTAAGACCGCATCGAGAAGCTTTCACTTCGAGGAGTTGGTCAAGTACTGCGTGGCCCTCGCCAACGAAGGAGGGGGCAAAATTGTACTCGGTGTGACTGATACACGACCCCGTCAGGTGACCGGGACCAAGGCCTTCCAGGAGCCGGGCCGGACCGAGGCGGGCTTGTTCGACAAGCTCCGGCTACAGATTCGAGCCGAGGAGTGCCGCCATGGCGATAACCGAGTGTTGATCTTCCACGTGCCGTCCCGGCTTCCCGGAACGGCATTACAGTACAAGGGCTCATTTTTGATGCGGGCGGGCGATGCGCTTGTGCCGATGTCGGACGAGCAACTTCGCCGGATCCACGAGGAGACCGGTCCGGACTTCTCGGCCGAGATCTGCCCTGCGGCCTGCCTGGACGACCTCGATCCAGTGGCCATCGAGGTGCTACGGAGTCTGTGGCACCGGAAGGCTCCCGCTCAGGACATTATGACCCGGCCCGTAGAGCAACTTCTTACGGATGCCGAACTGATCGTCGAGGGGAAGATCACCTATGCCGCACTGATTCTGCTCGGCAAGCATGCCGCCTTGGGGCGGCATCTCGGCCAGGCCGAGCTGATCTTCGAGTACCGCTCCAGCGATGCGCCAGGCCCTGCTGCGGATCGGCGTGAATTCCGGCGCGGGCTCCTCCCCGTACTCGATGAGGTGTGGAGCCTCGTCAATCTCCGTAACGATCAGCAGCACTTTCAGCAGGGGCTGTTCGTGTGGAACGTGCCCACCTTCAATGAACGGGCTGTTCGGGAGACGGTGCTCAATGCCGTCAGCCATCGCGACTATCGCAGTAGCGGCTCGGTCTTTGTGCGACAGTATCCTCGCAGGATCGAGATCGTCAGTCCGGGTGGATTCCCGCCTGGCATCACGCCGGAAAATATCCTCTGGCAACAGCATCCGCGCAACCGGCGCATTGCTGAGGCGCTGAGCAAATGCGGGCTGGTTGAACGGGCGGGCCAGGGCTTCGACCTCATCTATCGCGAGTGCATCCGCCAAAGCAAACCCCTCCCTGACTTCTCCCATACGAGTGAGCACTCCGTGTGGGTGACGCTCCACGGTGAGATCCAGGATCCAGAGTTTTTGCGCTTCTTGGAGGAAATCGGAAATGAGCGACAGGCGTCCTTCAGCACAGAAGATTTCCTGGTCATCGACCTGATCCACCGCGAGCAGCCGGTGCCGGAGGTACTCAGACATCGAATTCCGCATCTATTGGAACAAGGCGTGATCGAACGGGTCGGACGTGGGCGTGGTGTAAGACATCTCCTGTCGCGCCGCTTCTACCGACACCTCGGTAAGGCTGGAGTGTATACACGCACACGCGGCCTGGATCGGGAGACCAACAAGGAACTTCTGTTCAAGCACATCCGTGATTCAGGGCTGGAAGGCTGCAAGGGACGGGACTTCCGTCAGGTCCTCCCCCATCTGTCGCGTGGGTCCATATACAGCCTGCTGGCTGAGCTGAAGAGGGAAGGAAGAGTTCGCGTGGAGGGGATGACCAGAGCCGGAAAGTGGTTTGCTCAGTAGGGCGAAAAACAATCTTTGCAGCAATGCAAAAGCAATCAATCTCGTAACCTACTGAAACTACAAGCGTTTATTGCTTCGATAATTCGGCGAAAGATTGCTTCCAAGGAACAATAGGAAATGACTCAGCGGAAGAAGCTCATCGAAGTGGCGTTACCGCTGGCGGAGATCAACGACGCCTCGGCGTATGACAAGATGCCAGGTATCGGGCCGCACCCCAAGGGTATCCATCAGTGGTGGGCGCGGCTGCCGCTGCCGACCGCCCGGGCTGTGCTCTTTGCCTCCGTCGTAGACGATCCCTCCTCGCATCCGGAACGGTTCCCGACCGAGGCGGCGCAGATTGCCGAGCGCGAGAGGCTCTTCGACATTCTACGACAACTGATGCAGAAGAAGCTGCATGAGCATCCGGAAATCTATGCTCTCGCCAGGGAGGAGATACTCAAGCACTGTGACGGAAAGCTGCCGCCCGTTCTCGACCCCTTTGCCGGCGGCGGTTCCATTCCGCTGGAGGCGGCGCGGCTCGGGTTTGAGTCGCATGCCGCAGACCTCAATCCCGTGGCTGTCCTGCTCAACAAGTGCAACCTGGAGCTGGTTCCCCGCTGGCTGGACCAGCCGGCGGTGAATCCGGAAGACAGAAGTCAAAAGTCGGGAGGCCGGAGACTTGTGTCGGGCGAATGGCGTGGATCGCGCGGGCTGGCTGCCGACGTGCGCTACTATGGCCGAGTTGTGCTGGAGCGTGTCCGCAAGAAGATCGGTCATCTCTATCCGAAGGTGAAGCTCCCCAAAGAACATGGCGGACATGAGGCGAATGTGATCGCCTGGCTCTGGGCGCGGACCGTGGCCAGCCCTAACCCCGCGGCTCGTGGTGCGCATGTACCTCTCATCAGTACCTTTTGGCTCTCAAGCAAAAAGGGCAGTGAGGTCTGGCTCGTACCGGTAGTGGATAGGGCTCACGACATGTGGCAATTCGGGGTACGAACCGGGACCCCTGAGGATCGCACAGCGATCAAGGCCGGTACCAAGACCGGGCGTGCGCAGTTTCGCTGCCTCCTCACAAATGCGTCCATCGACGATGATTACATCAAGGCGGAAGGAGTGGCCGGAAGGTTGGGGATGCGACTCCTCGCCATTATTGCTGATGGCACCCGCAAGCGGTGTTATGTTCCGCGGTCGGCTGAGCAAGAAGAAATCGCGTTGGCGGCAACGCCTGAGTGGTATCCAGAAGGCGACGTGCCTGTAAGGCTTACGGGTGGTACCTGCACGCCGTATGGTCTCACAGCATGGGGCGACCTGTTTACGCGTCGCCAACTCATAGCGCTGGTGACGTTCAGCGACTTAGTGAGGGAGATCAGACAGGACGTGTTGAGAGACGCTGTCGACGCTGGCTTGTCGCCCAAGGACGGAGAGGAACGTGCCGAGGCTGTCACCACCTTTCTGGCGCTCAACCTCAATCGTTGCGCAGATCTTGGCAACTCCTTATGCACGTGGAATCACTCCGATCAAGTCGTGCGAAACCTCTTCAAGCGTCAAGCAATCCCGATGGTTTGGGACTTTGCGGAAGCGAACATCCTAGAAGACGTTGTCGGCGGGTGGTCCACCTGCATTGAACGTACGGCAAAGTGCATCCTAACCATGTCCGTGAGCCAGATAAGCTACGGCAGGCAGATCGATGCCGCGAGCGCCTGGGACGATCTTCAGAACATCTTGGTCAGTACCGATCCGCCGTACTACGACAACATCGGCTATGCGGCCCTCAGCGACTTCTTCTACGTGTGGCTCCGGCGGACAATTGGCGATCTCTACCCAGAACTGTTCAAGACGATCCTAGTGCCGAAGGAACCGGAACTTGTGGCCGCACCGGAGCGCTTCGGTGGTGACAGGCAAAAGGCGAAAGATCACTTCGAGACGGGTTTTCGCAAGGCGTTCACCGTCCTCCACGAGAAGATGGACCATCGTTTCCCTCTCACAGTCTACTATGCCTTCAAGCAGGAAGACGAGGAGGCAGGCAGCGAGGAGGAAGACGACCGAAGTCAGGAGACAGAACGAAGAAGCCAAAACGGTGTGGATCGGACCACCGGATGGGAAACGCTCCTGGAGGCGCTTCTGGGCAGCGGCTTCCAGATCACTGCGACGTGGCCCGTCCGGGCATCGCAGAAGTGGCGCATGGTGGCTATGGGAACGAATGCTCTGGCATCCTACATCGTCCTAGCCTGCCGACCTCGGTCTACCGACGCCCCTCAGTGCAGCCGTCGTGAGTTTATTGCCGAACTCAAGCGCGAACTTCCTGAGGCGCTGAAACACCTTCAGCATGGAAACATCGCGCCCGTGGATCTCGCGCAGGCCTCTATCGGCCCCGGCATGGCAGTCTTCTCCCGATACGCCCGCGTAATGGAGTCAAGCGGGAATGCGATGACCGTGCGCACGGCGCTTTCCCTCATCAATCAGACGCTGGACGAGGTCCTCGCCGAACAGGAGGCGGAGTTCGATGTTGACACCCGCTGGGCGCTGGCGTGGTTCGAACAGTACGGGATGGCCGAGGGGCAATTCGGAGACGCGGAAACCCTCTCCAAGGCCAAGAACACGGCCGTGAGTGGGCTGGTCGAAGCGGGAATTGTGTCGGCGCGTGCTGGCAAGGTCAAACTTATCGGTCGAGACGACTTGCCTGAGGACTGGGACCCTACCAAGGACAGGCGTCGAACCGTATGGGAAGCCACCCAGCACCTTATCAGAAGTCTGGAGCAGGGCGGAGAGGGCGCATCGGCGGAACTTTTGAGAAGACTGGGTAGCGGCATGGGTGAAATGGCGCGGGAACTGGCTTACCGTCTCTATAAGATCTGCGAGCGCAAGGGCTGGTCGAAGGAGGCGTTGTCCTACAATGGGCTGGTCGTTGCCTGGCCAGAGATCGTCAGACTGGCCCACGCGCCAACATCGGAGAGCCAACAGCCTGAGCTGTTCGGGAACGATTAGGGAGGCGAATCATGGCAAAAACCAATCGTGACCGCGTCGGCGAGGCCCTGGGCCTTCTGAGCAAAGGGCTCGCGCCGTTCGTGGAACGCGAACTGAAGGCCACGTACAAGGCCAAGTGGGCGGATGTGGCTGCGGAGTCCTTTGGGGGGAAGAAGGTCAACTGGGCCGATCCGCAAACGACCTTGATGGTGATATGGGACCAGTGGAACGCCACCTTCAAGAACATCCTGGGGCATGCCGAGCGGAGCCTGGTAAGCGAGTTGCGGGATATCCGCAATCGATGGGCGCACATGGAGAACTTCAGCAGCGACGACACCTACCGCGCCTTGGACAGTGTCGGGAGGTTGCTGACGGCGGTCTCAGCGCCCGAAACGGCGGGCGTCGAAAAGCAGAAAATGGAACTGCTGCGCCTGCGGTTCGAGGAACAGCGGCGGTCCGAGGCCAGAAAGGCTGCGGTGTCTCCGGTAGAAGGCAAGCCTGCGGGACACCTGAAGCCCTGGCGGGAGGTCGTGACGCCGCATCCGGATGTTGCCTCCGGGCGGTACCAGCAGGCTGAGTTCGCCGCCGACCTCTGGCAGGTGTATTTGGGGGAGGGATCGGATGAGTACAAAGACCCTGCCGAATTTTTCCGCCGGACGTTCTTGACGGAAGGCCTGAAGCATTTGGTGACAAGGGCCGTGATGCGACTTGGCGGGAATGGCGGCGATCCTGTGGTTGAGCTCCAGACCAACTTCGGCGGCGGCAAGACGCACTCAATGCTCGCGCTGTATCATCTGTTCTCGGGCACGGCGGCCGCAGAGCTGCCAGGAGTGGACGACCTCCTGAAACAGGCCAACCTATCCTTGCCCAAGGGGGTCAGGCGTGCGGTGGTCGTCGGGACAAAGGTATCTCCAGGACAGTCGCACAAGAAGCCGGATGGCACCGTCATCCGCACGCTGTGGGGTGAGATCGCGTGGCAACTTGGCGGGAAGGAAGGCTACAAGATCATCAAGGAGGCTGACGAGACCGCCACGAACCCCGGCGATGCGCTTCGGGAGCTGTTTAATCGATACTCTCCGTGTTTGATTCTCATTGATGAGTGGGTCGCTTACGCCAG containing:
- a CDS encoding transcriptional regulator, with protein sequence MTPDEFRTLLERSEGNRIEFKTASRSFHFEELVKYCVALANEGGGKIVLGVTDTRPRQVTGTKAFQEPGRTEAGLFDKLRLQIRAEECRHGDNRVLIFHVPSRLPGTALQYKGSFLMRAGDALVPMSDEQLRRIHEETGPDFSAEICPAACLDDLDPVAIEVLRSLWHRKAPAQDIMTRPVEQLLTDAELIVEGKITYAALILLGKHAALGRHLGQAELIFEYRSSDAPGPAADRREFRRGLLPVLDEVWSLVNLRNDQQHFQQGLFVWNVPTFNERAVRETVLNAVSHRDYRSSGSVFVRQYPRRIEIVSPGGFPPGITPENILWQQHPRNRRIAEALSKCGLVERAGQGFDLIYRECIRQSKPLPDFSHTSEHSVWVTLHGEIQDPEFLRFLEEIGNERQASFSTEDFLVIDLIHREQPVPEVLRHRIPHLLEQGVIERVGRGRGVRHLLSRRFYRHLGKAGVYTRTRGLDRETNKELLFKHIRDSGLEGCKGRDFRQVLPHLSRGSIYSLLAELKREGRVRVEGMTRAGKWFAQ
- a CDS encoding RNA helicase, which produces MARLEDVTRGATVKGILPDRLVTIVDVKWHGSTVVEVTYKDASGRLANELLYRDREPALEIVTQGTPFSFDGDGAQFRLASEARRISLAYLFDPLLAVHTSLIEPLPHQITAVYQEMLPRQPLRFLLADDPGAGKTIMAGLLIKELMIRGDLRRCLICCPGNLAEQWQDELDSKFHLPFDIVDRFAIEAARTGNPYVEKNLVISRLDVMKKDDVLPKLEQTEWDLIVVDEAHKMSASFFSGEIKETKRYKLGKVLGRLTRHFLPMTATPHNGKEEDFQLFLALLDADRFEGRFRDGVHVVDASDLMRRLVKETLLKFDGTPLFPERWAYTVAYRLSDLEAKLYAEVTNYVREEMNRAERLAAEGQGRRGNLVGFALTILQRRLASSPEAIYQSLRRRRERLERRLREEKLLKRGVDVVVDPTSGFRILTEEEIEDLDEAPSAEVEETEEQVVDQASAARTIAELEAEIGTLRRLEELAQQVRHSRTDKKWEELSRLLQNNAEMFDAQGHRRKLVIFSEHRDTLNYLADRLRTLLGRSEALVTIHGGIGREERKKAQEAFTQDKAVQILVATDAAGEGINLQRAHLMVNYDLPWNPNRLEQRFGRIHRIGQPEVCHLWNLVAHETREGEVFELLLEKIGEQRKALGGRVFDVLGKVFQEKSLRDLLIEAIRYGEQPEVREKLRQVVSSALDREHLVKLLEERALTNEALDTGAIRRIKEEMERAEARRLQPHFIASFFLEAFRSLGGTVREREPRRYEITHVPATIRNRDRQIGTGQPVLQRYERVTFHKELISVAGKPIAAFICPGHPLLDATIDLVLERYRDLLKRGAVLVDPRDEGGEEIRVLFYLEHSIQDARTDRQGNRRLVSRQMQFVEMDQTGSVRTAGYAPYLDYRPITQEERKLVEQELTAEWLKGDLESKALSYAIEYLVPSHFNEVKKFKEEMITRTMAAVKDRLTKEINYWDRRAEELKEQELAGRVNARINSAKARERANDLEARLRQRMEELEQERRLSPLPPVATGGALIVPNSLIRRLKGEQTEAPELFARETQRVERLAMEAVLALERQLGRKPRDVSSENLGYDVESKISQDGRLLFIEVKGRAAGATTVTITKNEILTAFNKPDDFILAIVEVDGDEAKTPVYIRRPFQKEPDFGVTSVNYSLSELLSKAEVQT